The Bos indicus x Bos taurus breed Angus x Brahman F1 hybrid chromosome 3, Bos_hybrid_MaternalHap_v2.0, whole genome shotgun sequence genome includes a window with the following:
- the DNTTIP2 gene encoding deoxynucleotidyltransferase terminal-interacting protein 2 isoform X1, with amino-acid sequence MVVTRSARPQAGNEATSVESLRQKNSAVTRLHVHPKGRKGSSPDNPNTTESQTTPERSPAPKTRKSGTTGSLPEMNKPATDGEISEAESDCSSVPEVQDPVFRVTRRRQILVAGTPVSSVRKRLKITRVSESHTEEVVSEADSHVSGISRIMPPTEITTRRSKAKSQREPKQESHVEVISDAESSCSDISFSGIATRRTTRSMQRKLQAQTEENNTKIVLENEKEIIHTPVNLEDSVNRRTSRLLARSLSQINKPNFSNNEIYNDPDDSFFGISGKKLAVKKTRNFTIREEKQDSISPLKEITKQNCKSLDEEAKKIIDGGKEGNEKNSQLNLSEFQDTGLQQLVSQRHSTPESDKTTSESSTLNHEAVMKSLAQTFAVVEMDRWNEERKNAIKTSDCSEPGDGSYSDSDEECTVIGVSEDMSKEKEVDSESDTKPSNLEFNTTQDKDDSVLLVLSSDESQQSEHSENEEDTVCFVENNGNKESLNGDSENLSHDNALFVIDTTPGLSADKNFYLDEEDKAGEVATEEEEEEEEEESEEELSDHDRNKDNEFSDEDNLLSNTKSKLLKLMSSSIDTGLNIKELGGLYINFNADKVQLNKRTLTQMKEKRKDELLQKTVITPEFEKNYCVPPYSESKYKLQKKRRQERQKTAGDGWFGMKAPELTDELKNDLKALKMRASMDPKRFYKKNDRDGFPKYFQIGTIVDNPADFYHSRVPKKQRKRTIVEELLADSEFRRYNRRKYSEIMAEKAANAAGKKFRKKKKFRD; translated from the exons ATGGTGGTTACTAGGTCTGCGCGGCCTCAGGCCGGGAACGAAGCCACGTCAGTTGAAAGCTTGCGGCAGAAG AATTCTGCTGTCACAAGACTTCACGTGCACCCAAAAGGCAGGAAGGGGTCTTCACCTGATAACCCAAATACTACTGAATCACAGACCACTCCGGAACGAAGTCCAGCTCCTAAAACCAGGAAGAGTGGAACTACAGGCTCATTACCAGAAATGAACAAACCTGCGACGGATGGCGAGATCTCTGAAGCAGAGTCAGATTGTTCTTCTGTGCCTGAGGTCCAGGATCCTGTGTTCAGAGTAACTAGGAGAAGACAGATCTTAGTTGCAGGCACCCCAGTTTCTAGTGTAAGGAAAAGGCTGAAAATAACTCGGGTAAGTGAGTCTCATACTGAAGAAGTCGTCTCTGAAGCAGACTCACATGTTTCAGGTATTTCTAGAATTATGCCTCCCACAGAAATAACAACCAGAAGAAGTAAGGCTAAATCCCAAAGAGAGCCAAAGCAAGAATCCCATGTGGAAGTTATTTCTGATGCTGAGTCATCATGCTCAGACATTTCATTTTCTGGAATTGCAACTAGGAGAACAACAAGGAGTATGCAAAGGAAATTACAGGCACAAACTGAGGAGAATAATACTAAGATTGTACtggaaaatgagaaggaaatcataCATACACCTGTGAATTTAGAGGATTCAGTTAACAGACGAACTTCTCGTTTACTAGCAAGATCACTTTCTCAGATAAATAAGccaaatttctctaataatgaaattTATAATGACCCTGATGATTCCTTCTttggaatttcaggaaaaaaactaGCAGTGAAAAAAACCCGAAATTTTACCATAAGAGAGGAAAAGCAGGACAGTATTTCACCTCTCAAAGAAATAACAAAGCAGAATTGTAAAAGTTTAGATGaagaagccaaaaaaataatagatgggggaaaagaagGTAATGAGAAGAACTCTCAGTTGAATCTTTCTGAATTTCAGGATACTGGCCTTCAGCAGTTAGTTTCTCAAAGGCATTCAACCCCTGAAAGTGACAAAACCACATCAGAGTCTTCAACTCTGAACCATGAGGCTGTGATGAAATCGTTAGCTCAGACATTTGCAGTTGTGGAAATGGACAGATGgaatgaagagagaaagaatgCCATAAAAACAAGTGACTGCTCAGAACCTGGTGACGGTAGTTATAGTGATAGTGATGAAGAGTGCACAGTTATAGGTGTTAGTGAAGACATGAGCAAAGAAAAGGAGGTAGATTCTGAGAGTGATACCAAACCAAGTAATCTTGAGTTCAACACAACTCAGGATAAAGATGATTCTGTTTTGTTAGTTCTCAGCAGTGATGAAAGCCAACAGTCTGAACACAGTGAGAATGAAGAGGACACCGTGTGTTTTGTTGAAAATAATGGTAACAAAGAGTCCCTAAATGGAGACTCAGAAAATCTGTCACATGACAATGCATTGTTTGTGATTGACACTACTCCCGGGTTGAGTGCTGATAAAAATTTTTACTTGGATGAAGAAGACAAGGCAGGTGAGGTTGccactgaggaggaggaggaggaggaagaggaagaaagtgaagaagaactatcAGACCATGACAGAAATAAAGATAATGAGTTTAGTGATGAAGACAACTTGCTAAGTAACACAAAATCTAAACT TCTGAAGTTGATGAGCAGCAGCATAGATACTGGACTGAATATTAAGGAGCTGGGTGGTTTGTATATTAATTTCAATGCAGACAAGGTACAGTTGAACAAGAGAACCCTAACacagatgaaagagaaaaggaaagatgag CTTCTGCAGAAAACTGTCATTACGCCTGAATTTGAAAAAAACTACTGTGTCCCACCATATAGTGAATCAAAATATAAACTTCAGAAAAAACGCAGA CAAGAGCGACAAAAAACAGCAGGTGATGGATGGTTTGGTATGAAAGCGCCAGAACTGACAGATGAACTGAAAAATGATCTCAAAGCACTGAAGATGAGAGCTAGCATGGACCCAAAAAGGTTTTACAAGAAAAATGATAGAGATGGCTTCCCTAAGTACTTCCAG aTTGGAACCATTGTTGACAATCCTGCTGACTTCTACCATTCACGAGTTcccaagaaacaaaggaagagaacTATTGTGGAGGAACTGCTGGCTGATTCTGagttcagaag atataACCGAAGGAAGTACTCAGAGATAATGGCTGAAAAGGCAGCAAATGCAGCAGGAAAGAAGTTTCGAAAGAAGAAGAAGTTCCGTGATTAA
- the DNTTIP2 gene encoding deoxynucleotidyltransferase terminal-interacting protein 2 isoform X2 — translation MNKPATDGEISEAESDCSSVPEVQDPVFRVTRRRQILVAGTPVSSVRKRLKITRVSESHTEEVVSEADSHVSGISRIMPPTEITTRRSKAKSQREPKQESHVEVISDAESSCSDISFSGIATRRTTRSMQRKLQAQTEENNTKIVLENEKEIIHTPVNLEDSVNRRTSRLLARSLSQINKPNFSNNEIYNDPDDSFFGISGKKLAVKKTRNFTIREEKQDSISPLKEITKQNCKSLDEEAKKIIDGGKEGNEKNSQLNLSEFQDTGLQQLVSQRHSTPESDKTTSESSTLNHEAVMKSLAQTFAVVEMDRWNEERKNAIKTSDCSEPGDGSYSDSDEECTVIGVSEDMSKEKEVDSESDTKPSNLEFNTTQDKDDSVLLVLSSDESQQSEHSENEEDTVCFVENNGNKESLNGDSENLSHDNALFVIDTTPGLSADKNFYLDEEDKAGEVATEEEEEEEEEESEEELSDHDRNKDNEFSDEDNLLSNTKSKLLKLMSSSIDTGLNIKELGGLYINFNADKVQLNKRTLTQMKEKRKDELLQKTVITPEFEKNYCVPPYSESKYKLQKKRRQERQKTAGDGWFGMKAPELTDELKNDLKALKMRASMDPKRFYKKNDRDGFPKYFQIGTIVDNPADFYHSRVPKKQRKRTIVEELLADSEFRRYNRRKYSEIMAEKAANAAGKKFRKKKKFRD, via the exons ATGAACAAACCTGCGACGGATGGCGAGATCTCTGAAGCAGAGTCAGATTGTTCTTCTGTGCCTGAGGTCCAGGATCCTGTGTTCAGAGTAACTAGGAGAAGACAGATCTTAGTTGCAGGCACCCCAGTTTCTAGTGTAAGGAAAAGGCTGAAAATAACTCGGGTAAGTGAGTCTCATACTGAAGAAGTCGTCTCTGAAGCAGACTCACATGTTTCAGGTATTTCTAGAATTATGCCTCCCACAGAAATAACAACCAGAAGAAGTAAGGCTAAATCCCAAAGAGAGCCAAAGCAAGAATCCCATGTGGAAGTTATTTCTGATGCTGAGTCATCATGCTCAGACATTTCATTTTCTGGAATTGCAACTAGGAGAACAACAAGGAGTATGCAAAGGAAATTACAGGCACAAACTGAGGAGAATAATACTAAGATTGTACtggaaaatgagaaggaaatcataCATACACCTGTGAATTTAGAGGATTCAGTTAACAGACGAACTTCTCGTTTACTAGCAAGATCACTTTCTCAGATAAATAAGccaaatttctctaataatgaaattTATAATGACCCTGATGATTCCTTCTttggaatttcaggaaaaaaactaGCAGTGAAAAAAACCCGAAATTTTACCATAAGAGAGGAAAAGCAGGACAGTATTTCACCTCTCAAAGAAATAACAAAGCAGAATTGTAAAAGTTTAGATGaagaagccaaaaaaataatagatgggggaaaagaagGTAATGAGAAGAACTCTCAGTTGAATCTTTCTGAATTTCAGGATACTGGCCTTCAGCAGTTAGTTTCTCAAAGGCATTCAACCCCTGAAAGTGACAAAACCACATCAGAGTCTTCAACTCTGAACCATGAGGCTGTGATGAAATCGTTAGCTCAGACATTTGCAGTTGTGGAAATGGACAGATGgaatgaagagagaaagaatgCCATAAAAACAAGTGACTGCTCAGAACCTGGTGACGGTAGTTATAGTGATAGTGATGAAGAGTGCACAGTTATAGGTGTTAGTGAAGACATGAGCAAAGAAAAGGAGGTAGATTCTGAGAGTGATACCAAACCAAGTAATCTTGAGTTCAACACAACTCAGGATAAAGATGATTCTGTTTTGTTAGTTCTCAGCAGTGATGAAAGCCAACAGTCTGAACACAGTGAGAATGAAGAGGACACCGTGTGTTTTGTTGAAAATAATGGTAACAAAGAGTCCCTAAATGGAGACTCAGAAAATCTGTCACATGACAATGCATTGTTTGTGATTGACACTACTCCCGGGTTGAGTGCTGATAAAAATTTTTACTTGGATGAAGAAGACAAGGCAGGTGAGGTTGccactgaggaggaggaggaggaggaagaggaagaaagtgaagaagaactatcAGACCATGACAGAAATAAAGATAATGAGTTTAGTGATGAAGACAACTTGCTAAGTAACACAAAATCTAAACT TCTGAAGTTGATGAGCAGCAGCATAGATACTGGACTGAATATTAAGGAGCTGGGTGGTTTGTATATTAATTTCAATGCAGACAAGGTACAGTTGAACAAGAGAACCCTAACacagatgaaagagaaaaggaaagatgag CTTCTGCAGAAAACTGTCATTACGCCTGAATTTGAAAAAAACTACTGTGTCCCACCATATAGTGAATCAAAATATAAACTTCAGAAAAAACGCAGA CAAGAGCGACAAAAAACAGCAGGTGATGGATGGTTTGGTATGAAAGCGCCAGAACTGACAGATGAACTGAAAAATGATCTCAAAGCACTGAAGATGAGAGCTAGCATGGACCCAAAAAGGTTTTACAAGAAAAATGATAGAGATGGCTTCCCTAAGTACTTCCAG aTTGGAACCATTGTTGACAATCCTGCTGACTTCTACCATTCACGAGTTcccaagaaacaaaggaagagaacTATTGTGGAGGAACTGCTGGCTGATTCTGagttcagaag atataACCGAAGGAAGTACTCAGAGATAATGGCTGAAAAGGCAGCAAATGCAGCAGGAAAGAAGTTTCGAAAGAAGAAGAAGTTCCGTGATTAA